The Thermodesulfobacteriota bacterium region ATTCAGGAGCTTACTACGACTATCCTGGATACTATTACCCATATTCAAGATATCGCCATTTCCATCATAAGAATAGATATGAATATAGACACAATAAATTTCACCATCACTTCAATGACTTCCATAGAAACGCCCATCATACAAATCCATCAATGTCACAACATGAGCATAGGAGTCCTCACCATGGGTCAGAAAGTTTGCACCAGAGGGGACATCAAAGATTATGGAATTCGGACCATCGTGGTGATGGCAGGAGAAGCGGCGGGAGATAAACAACGCAGCCCAATCTCATCGATTAATGACAGATCATTACATAATAAGTATCTTTCACCATTTATTTTCGTTGGCACTCCAAGAATCACGTTAAGAAATTGACTATATTAATCATGCTGAACTCGTTTCAGCATCTTTTGTGTCTATGTTTTTATGAGATGTCAACAATAATCGCACAACATCCATTTTCTAGATTTAGTGTGCAGTCTATTTAGAAGACATATCCAAGACCTAAGTTAAATTCGTTTTGTCCCGTTTCGGCTTCATTATCATTCCACCTATAGTCAGCCTTGATGACAACCTGCGGTATCGGTTTATAATTGATGCCGATAGCCACGTTTTGACGATCATTGGCCGGATTCATGAAAAACCCCGATGGCACTCTATACTGCGTATTATATTTCTCATATCTAACAAAGGGTGCCAGATACTGGAAATATTGCCCAAAGTTAGCGAGTGTTAATACATTATAGGCACCGACAGTATACCAACCCCATTGTTGGCTTCCAACGGATTCATCGCCCACAAAACCATTGTTTGCATTGATTAGAGCCGCATCATCTAGAAAAGTCCAAACCAGGAGGCTTCTGCCCTCGAATCCCCTATATTGAACTTGTACGTCCCCTTCATACATCTGGAAAAACCCTTTAATTTCCCTTCCATTGAAGGGAGAATCGGGATTATCGACTGTCTGATTCTGACCCGTATTTCCGAGAAATATTGACCCACCAAACTTTATTCCAGGAATTGGCTCATATATCAACCTGGATACAAAGGCAACATCATTTGCCAATGCCCTGTTGCCATTCTGCCGTGCATCCCTGTTGCTCGATGCAGTGAAACCCCTGGAATCGAAGCTGTTCATTACATAGGATTTATAAGTGAGTTCGCCGGGTACATACTCACTAAAGCCACCAAAGATACCAGCGCCAACCTCCCTCCAGGTAGTTGGGATTATAAACCTCTCGACATCTGGCCTTAATACCCCGTAAAAAGTCGTGGGTTCGTGAACCTCATTGATTATACCAAAAGGAGCTAATACCAACCCTCCTCTTAGATTTGCCGCCTCTGTGAGGAGAAAATCCAGGTAGGAAAATTCAACTGAAACCTCACCGGCCTGACCATTTAGGTTTTCTTCTGTGCTACCATGCTCAAACTCTATCTCTGAGTTAAATATGATCCTGTCATTAAATTTATAACCGAAATACATCACCGCCCTGAGGGCATCGAGAGTGTTATCTCCGTCTTCCGGGAATTGACCGATTATTTCACCATAACCGCCGATTGAAATACCCTGATTTGCTTTATAAACCTTCGAAGCGGCAGGCCCCATTCCAAACACCTGTTCGTAAGTAGGCTCCTCGACAATAGCAGCGGATTTGATATTATCTATCTCCTCGGCAAGAACACTGATTTTTTCTTCAATTGATTTAAGTCTTTCTTCTGGCAATCCTTGTGATTTTAATTCTTGAAGCTCCTTTGATACTGAATTCAGCTTTCTTTCAAGTTCTTCTATCTTTTGCTCTTGGGTCATCTCCTGAGCTACTTTTTTATCCTTCTTAGAGTCTTTTGCACTTTCAATCCTATTCTCAAGTGCTTCATTTCGACTTTGTAAGATTTTTTGAAATTGTCTTTGGCCTTGAGATAGCCCTTCAGCGTGAACCATCCGTGAAAAGAAGAAAAACGAGAGAAAAAGCATGAACACTAAGACTACTCCTAGTAGCACATAGTTATTATGGTGTTGATTCATCATTTTGTATCCTCCTTGAATTAATATGTTGCTAATATGGATATCTCGCATCCATAATATCTATAAAAAAATAAGATGTCAAGTATTTATTTAATAATTACAGGGACTTAGATGCGAATCATTGGCATTCGGTAAGTTTTATTACTTAGTAATATTTAGAATTAATCGGAGAGGAAAAATGGCTCACATATAGCCGTGGAAGTCAATAGAAGATAAAGTGATTCGTCTTGTTTTTTGATTTTTATACTAAATCTTTTATTTAATTAGTCGATTTTTCTATCTTAAGAAGCACCGGATTTTCTAACGCCAGAGTCCGGTCGCCTATCGCCACGGTCCACCTGGAACCTGTATGATAATCCCAAGGGAAAAGGTTAGGCTGCACTTTTTTCAATTGTTATGCTGATTACTCCTCAATTATTTTATATACCTTATCTCCTTTTCTTACTTTTTCAGATACTTTCAAACCGATACTATCACCTTGCTTTGCTTCTGTAACAGATTCGTGTTCTATCTGCATCGAATTTACCTGTAACTTAAAATCTGTTGTATGTCCTTTAAAATGTATAGTATCACCTACGGACACGATGCCACTTGTTATCTCCACAGCCGCTACCGATATGTTGCGAAAGTAGTCGGAGACATAACCAATTAATTTTTCTTCCATCGCTATATCCTCCCCTTTCATGTTTAAAGGCTTATCACAAATTATCTCATTAATTATCAAACTTGTTAAGTCTTCGACTTTCAATTTTTTATGTTGCTTGCCGTGTTGCCCTTCATTT contains the following coding sequences:
- a CDS encoding EF-Tu/IF-2/RF-3 family GTPase, coding for MEEKLIGYVSDYFRNISVAAVEITSGIVSVGDTIHFKGHTTDFKLQVNSMQIEHESVTEAKQGDSIGLKVSEKVRKGDKVYKIIEE